A region from the Lycium barbarum isolate Lr01 chromosome 8, ASM1917538v2, whole genome shotgun sequence genome encodes:
- the LOC132606055 gene encoding tetraketide alpha-pyrone reductase 1-like has translation MTVYINCIYLEIEVVNVLDYDAMLWGELFVRFQKMNRKGNQKKVGHLWKLQGTKERLCPVKANLTDEGSFDDAIMGCEGVFHTASPVLGKPTFDATVVILNPAVDGTLNVLRSCKKNPRLRRVVLTSSSSTARVRADIDPNIPLDESSWSSVEFCK, from the exons ATGACAGTTTATATTAACTGTATTTATTTAGAAATTGAAGTAGTGAATGTGTTAGATTATGATGCTATGCTATGGGGAGAGCTCTTTGTGCGGTTTCAAAAGATGAACAGGAAGG GGAACCAGAAAAAAGTAGGACATCTATGGAAGCTACAAGGAACAAAGGAGAGACTCTGTCCGGTGAAGGCTAACCTAACTGATGAAGGCAGCTTTGATGATGCGATTATGGGTTGTGAAGGTGTTTTTCATACTGCCTCACCTGTCTTGGGAAAGCCTACTTTTGATGCCACG GTTGTAATCTTGAATCCTGCAGTAGATGGTACCTTAAATGTGCTAAGATCCTGTAAGAAAAATCCAAGACTGAGACGTGTGGTATTGACTTCATCTTCTTCGACAGCAAGGGTAAGAGCTGACATTGACCCTAACATACCCTTGGATGAATCATCTTGGAGCTCTGTCGAATTCTGCAAATAA
- the LOC132606057 gene encoding tetraketide alpha-pyrone reductase 1-like, which yields MESINNDLTILLFSCKIWHVLSKTLAEKAAWEFCKQNNVDLVTLLPSFITGASLLPDLCSTANDVLGLLKGQTDKFEFHGRMGYVHIDDVALSHILVYEHPRAHGRFFCSSKVLENNQLVSVLSEHYPSLPIPKRFKELDRTPYEFNTSKLEGLGMKFKSTEEMFDDCIAFLKERGLISSI from the exons ATGGAAAGTATAAACAATGATCTCACCATTTTACTCTTTTCATGCAAGATTTGGCATGTACTATCAAAGACCCTAGCTGAGAAGGCTGCTTGGGAATTCTGTAAACAAAACAACGTTGATCTCGTTACACTACTCCCCTCTTTCATCACTGGGGCAAGTTTGCTTCCAGATTTGTGTTCAACAGCAAATGATGTTCTTGGTTTGCTTAAAGGACAGACAGATAAGTTTGAATTCCATGGAAGAATGGGTTATGTTCATATAGATGATGTAGCACTCTCTCATATACTTGTCTATGAGCATCCACGTGCTCATGGGAGGTTCTTTTGCAGCTCAAAGGTTCTTGAAAACAATCAACTTGTCTCAGTTCTATCAGAGCACTACCCGTCTTTACCTATTCCTAAAAG GTTTAAGGAACTGGATCGAACTCCCTATGAATTCAACACTTCGAAGCTGGAGGGCTTAGGAATGAAATTCAAGTCCACTGAAGAGATGTTTGATGATTGCATCGCATTCCTCAAAGAGAGAGGCCTTATTTCTTCAATTTAA
- the LOC132605665 gene encoding disease resistance protein RPP13-like, translating to MVDAFVSFAVESLGNFLIQEVNLRLSLREKVQWLRDELLFMQSFLKDAEEKQVGDQRVQQWVFQINDFANDVVAILETYSFEARKGDEGGFASRLKACACVCRKEAKLYKVSKEIQSLKKRITDISRKRETYGIRDINNVGEGPNNYRPNNQRSGLRRTISYMDKQDQIFVGFEDVVEILLAELVKEEPRRTVISIYGMGELGKTTLAKHLYHSPSLTDIFNARAWVYVSQQYNTMYLFKIIVKSIQGRDRGTLDLMEKMTVTDLEEHLQDLLKEKKYLLVVDDVWQREAWQSLERALPDSNNGSRIIITTRNADVAKRADDNGLPHNLRFLIEEESWDLFCRKLLDIEAMIPAMETLARDMVGKCGGLPLAIATLSGLLSHKRGLEEWERVKEHLWSHVKNDSIAISDILSLSYNDLPTVLKYCFLYLGIFPEDRPIIAKNLMWLWMADGLIPRGEERMEDVAQDFLNELIRRSLVQVVETFWEEVTECRIHDLLRDLAIQKALEVNFLDTYGPRKQSISSLCHRHTIHGQGERYLTLDLSKLKLRSVTFFDLEGLKLDRIKFRNMFQHLYVLYLEFGYDRVTLPDAIGSLYSLRYLGFTGHVDIPSSIGNLKNLLTLHSPITGGGYCRLPPETANLVNLRHLEVLYTEPLQHINKLTSLQVLRRICPDQWRDVNPVDLVNLRELSMDTVEESYSLNNISSLKSLSTLELWCFGDESFPALEFFSSCQKLQKLRLVGRIEKLPPFPNSITMMILDDSQLMEDPMPILGMLSKLRDLKLVGAYEGKEITCSESSFSQLEILRLDTLPNLERWDLGTSAMPLIKGLGIYDCPKLKEIPERMKGVEKLERCRYS from the coding sequence ATGGTTGATGCCTTTGTGTCATTTGCAGTTGAAAGCCTGGGGAATTTCCTCATACAGGAAGTTAACCTGCGGTTAAGTCTGAGAGAGAAAGTGCAGTGGCTGCGAGATGAGCTTCTCTTCATGCAGTCTTTCCTCAAAGATGCAGAAGAAAAGCAAGTTGGAGATCAAAGAGTTCAACAATGGGTGTTTCAAATTAACGATTTTGCTAATGACGTTGTCGCTATACTGGAGACTTACAGTTTCGAGGCTCGTAAAGGTGATGAGGGAGGATTTGCTAGTCGTCTTAAGGCTTGCGCTTGCGTATGTAGGAAGGAGGCCAAACTCTACAAGGTTAGCAAGGAAATTCAATCCCTCAAGAAGCGAATCACGGATATCTCTCGCAAGCGAGAGACTTATGGTATTAGAGATATCAATAATGTAGGAGAAGGGCCAAATAATTATAGGCCAAACAATCAGAGATCTGGCTTGAGGAGAACTATCTCCTACATGGATAAGCAGGATCAGATTTTTGTTGGCTTTGAGGATGTCGTAGAAATATTGCTTGCTGAACTTGTCAAAGAAGAGCCACGCCGAACCGTCATCTCCATTTATGGCATGGGCGAGTTAGGCAAGACTACTCTTGCAAAACATCTCTACCACTCCCCTAGCCTAACCGATATCTTCAATGCACGTGCTTGGGTATATGTTTCTCAACAGTATAACACCATGTATCTTTTTAAGATTATCGTCAAATCCATCCAAGGACGTGATAGGGGAACTCTAGATCTAATGGAAAAGATGACGGTCACTGATCTAGAAGAGCACCTTCAGGATCTACTGAAAGAGAAAAAATACCTTCTGGTGGTCGATGATGTATGGCAGAGAGAAGCATGGCAAAGTCTGGAAAGAGCACTCCCAGATAGCAATAATGGAAGCAGAATTATTATTACCACGCGCAATGCGGATGTGGCCAAAAGAGCAGATGACAATGGTCTTCCCCATAACCTCCGTTTCCTAATAGAAGAAGAAAGTTGGGACCTCTTTTGCAGGAAACTACTCGACATTGAGGCAATGATCCCAGCAATGGAAACGCTGGCTAGGGATATGGTGGGAAAATGTGGAGGCTTACCTCTTGCAATTGCTACACTAAGCGGGCTTCTTTCACATAAAAGGGGGCTAGAAGAATGGGAAAGAGTGAAGGAACACCTTTGGAGCCATGTGAAAAATGACTCCATTGCAATCTCGGACATACTATCACTGAGCTACAATGATTTGCCAACTGTGCTCAAATACTGTTTTCTTTACTTGGGTATTTTTCCTGAAGATCGTCCGATTATTGCTAAAAACCTAATGTGGTTGTGGATGGCTGATGGATTGATACCAAGAGGAGAAGAAAGAATGGAGGATGTAGCTCAAGACTTCCTGAATGAGCTGATAAGGCGAAGCTTGGTTCAAGTGGTAGAGACATTTTGGGAAGAAGTTACTGAATGTAGGATTCATGATCTACTTCGGGATCTTGCCATACAAAAGGCATTGGAGGTAAACTTCCTTGACACTTATGGTCCGAGAAAGCAATCCATTTCCTCCTTATGTCATAGACATACCATCCATGGTCAAGGAGAAAGGTACCTCACTCTTGATCTTTCCAAATTAAAGTTAAGGTCAGTTACATTCTTTGATCTAGAAGGTCTTAAGCTGGATAGGATAAAGTTCCGCAATATGTTCCAACATTTATATGTGCTATACTTGGAGTTTGGTTATGACAGAGTTACACTACCAGATGCCATAGGAAGTTTGTACAGCCTCAGATACTTAGGCTTTACAGGTCATGTTGATATCCCCTCCTCCATAGGCAACCTCAAGAATTTACTAACACTCCATTCTCCAATTACTGGTGGAGGCTACTGCCGACTACCTCCTGAGACAGCTAACCTAGTAAATCTAAGACATTTAGAAGTTCTATACACAGAACCTCTGCAACATATAAACAAACTCACAAGTCTTCAAGTTCTTAGACGCATTTGTCCTGATCAGTGGCGAGATGTTAACCCTGTTGATTTGGTCAATCTTCGAGAATTAAGCATGGATACTGTTGAGGAATCTTACTCCCTAAATAACATTAGCAGCTTGAAAAGCCTTAGCACTCTCGAATTGTGGTGTTTTGGTGATGAATCATTCCCAGCCCTCGAATTTTTTAGTTCTTGTCAAAAGCTCCAGAAATTGAGGTTAGTTGGGAGAATAGAAAAACTGCCCCCATTTCCAAATTCAATCACAatgatgatccttgatgactcaCAACTCATGGAAGATCCGATGCCTATTCTGGGAATGTTGTCAAAGCTAAGGGATCTCAAATTAGTAGGAGCTTATGAAGGAAAAGAAATTACCTGCAGTGAAAGCAGCTTCAGTCAACTGGAGATCCTTCGTCTTGATACTCTTCCAAACCTAGAAAGATGGGATTTAGGCACAAGTGCAATGCCTCTCATTAAAGGTCTCGGTATCTATGACTGTCCAAAGCTAAAGGAGATTCCCGAGAGAATGAAAGGCGTGGAGAAGTTGGAGAGATGTCGTTATTCATGA